In the genome of Neodiprion fabricii isolate iyNeoFabr1 chromosome 4, iyNeoFabr1.1, whole genome shotgun sequence, the window aaaaattccatcatTCCGATGATTTTGTAtgtggtgtttttttttttcctctatttgTCAAACGCACTTACTACCGAAAGGAATCAATTTCTGCTAAACATTTGTACGGTGCATTTCTGCAGAATACATCATATTGGATAATtcagaaaacaaataaaaaaaatacttctaCCGATGTTTTTGTCTTCatcgctaaaaaaaaataaaaaataaaaaataaagcatAAGTTAAAACTAACTTATGAATATGAAGGCTGATCTAAATACACAATATGctaattttattgttatttcacatattttgtTATCAACCCTTCAAGCAGGTTAATCTGGATCTAACGGTTTAGCGTGTAAAGCATTTGATGTTTTGAACAAGTGCGAGACAAGtgttaaataaaagaaaattgggaaatagaaaatcacTTCCACGATGCAACTGTTCAATAAACCAGCTCAAAAATCTGTGTGATaatcaaattaaaaagaacaaaatttaCTTGTCGATggtgaagagaaaataaaaaaataaaaactttaatTACACTGTAAATTGAAGCTAACAGGTCTTCGTTGtacatgaatatttttgttgttgttattcgCCCGAATTTGGTTGTTGATAGAATCGAATGGCCGGTTTTTCGCCGAGACGTACTTGGTCTGAATTTCATTGATACCAGTGACGGAAAAATTCGTCTCCAGCATCTTCATTTCCGGATATAATACATCATTAGTTTCGAAACGCTGGTCAGTTTCAGCGCCGGCAGTAATAAAACTCTCCCCATTATCTGCTGCACGATCGTAAAATGATTTTCTAACCGATGACGAGTTTCTTACCGGTGCTGGTCGCACTAGAATATCATCATCTGGAACGCTGTTTCTGCTTCTATCGGTACTGTTGCTGGCGGTGCTGCTGATCTCTTCGTTGTCTTCCTCTTCTTGTTCCTCTTCGCATTCTTCGAGTTCCGGTTCCTCCCTGAGATCTTCCATCGACTGATtgtaaagaacagaaaaatacATCAAGAATTCTTCAATGAAAACTCCaatatttcttcattattatGCAACCTCGGGATAAATGAgtttacatacgtataatgtataatcaaCAATCGTCAGAAgcgcagattttttttattatactcaTAAACTCTTAATTATCTCTGGGGTCTCATAATAATTACCCATATAAAATTATGAGTTATCTTGTGTTTTGCAACGGGCACGCGGCGATAGGATAGTTGTTGCAAGTtccgaaaattattatatttatctcCTTCGgttcttttctttcccttcGAGTTTTAAAAAGTGTGATGCATTCTTCATTCCAAATCTAATTTTCATACTTCATATTCGTgcattataataattcaataaatattacattctTGCAGAGCATGCACATTAATTTTTGTTGCTTGGCTTAGCTCCAATTCTTTTGCTAAAACTCTAAGAATGAAACATATATAAAACATTATACGCAATGTACAAGAAAATTTCTCGATCTTTAGGCTTGCatgaattttcttcaacgttAAAGTAACAAGCTGGCTAATAactaaagaaaataaaatccaaATGATATCAAACGGTGGTCTCATTGATTTTACTACCGTGAGAAATTGTAACTGTTCTCatttgtatgtgtatatatatatatttatatgattcACTCGACAACAATTCTTGATGGTTTTCAACATGTAGCAATTTAAGTACTTGagaatgacaataataatcataatacaATAACAGCTATaatacagtaataataataataaactggGAAATCTCAACGTGCATACATACATTGACATACGAGCAAATACGCGAAAGCCTTGCAagcgataataatataatttgtaattataaaaaattagtgTTTACGAATGGATTTGGTTTCGGAGATTTAAAGACCAGGGCGGTATTTACCCCGAGCAGTTCTTTCTTTTCGTGTTCCTcatctgctgaaaaaaaaaaattaaaagaataacaaatgtttatttatcaagaagaggaaaaagagaacGAGTATGCAATATAATCACCTTTGAAATGCGTTTTCTTGTCGTGCAACAAGTCGATTTTCGTATCGACATTTGGTATGGTTTTATAATCCTTTGTTGCCAATGGCTTGGCGTGATGTGTaccgttcaattttttctcatcctcCGTTTCGACGGTCTTAAAACCGACGGTTTTTACGGCTGTCGAGGTGGGAGGGACGGCCGGAACATCATAGGAATCGCCTTGCCACCTTGATTGCGAATTAGTTGCAATATCCTCGGCGTCTCTGGCTCTGTTCTGTCTGTCTTTATGGGCACTTCTACAAACCCCATAAATACAGCCCATCACCGCAGCAGCGAGGATAATGCACAGCGCAATAAAGACGTAAGTCCCTGCGCCCTGTTCCTTCTTCGTTTCGTCGGAGCGCTGGGATTTGTAAACAACGCGATCCGGAGGTTCCTCGACCCAAGCCTTATCTCGACCCTTAACACCATGAATTTATAagtttttcactaatttttttcattttttattttagattacgtaaaataaaattttaccgtgTCTTTTACCAACAACTCGCAGCCCATTTTCACTATAATTGTGAGCTACGAGCAGACTGCGTTAATAGTACATTATGTATCAAGGgaataatttacttttaatcGTGGGTTACATGTAGGACTTTATTCCCGCCTCAACTCTGGTAATATTATTGACTTAATAGTGTTTTCCTTTCATGTGCAAGTCTGATCTATCAGTCGGAAAactattcattttattattgcttgttatattatttattatttattatattattattgagagTTTATAAAAATGCAGAGAGATGTagttcaaaatgaaaaagaagacgGAAAACACGAAGAACTGAAAATTACTTTGTGAGAAATATAATCGTTTTGGTCCCGCTTTTCAGGTAAAAAATGTGAACATTATTTGACTCGAGAgtaaaagtatttttcaacactaattgaaatgaattttattggaataaatcgtttttcagtgtcttgaaaaattttaagtatacatatatacaccgTTCAGACGTTAtgtatcgttgaaattttcaaattttgacacctGCACTTTCggttaaaaaatgataaaaacatCTAGACTTGAGAGAAACAAAATTGTTACAATTTTCCCAGAGTTTTGGACTAATCAAATTGCTGTACGTTTTGGTTGACGAATTTGTCTAGAATTTAAAAACGCGAAACATCAAAAAAACTTGGTTGATAATTCATATGATTGAATCTGCGATACAAAACTTTTGGAAACTCAAGGCATCTTACAATTCGCACACTTTATCAGAGCAGTCATTTCAGTTGCAAATCAACTAATGACTTGATTCATTTAATCGACATGATTCAACTTGACCGATATCTGTGACTTCTgaattccgatttttttcaagcctGTAATATTCCAGTAGATTTTGCTCGTGATAGAATATGCAATTTAAGGAAATCAAGGTATTCTAGGACAATGCCCAGGCCATTATAAATTCGTAAATAAGTAATGTGTAGAATTACCACGCTATCGTTCCTTGGGGGTTCGAGACCTCTGGGTTGTACGTGAAAAGCGGCGCACTGAGCGCTTCGAACACCAGCTGGCATTGTGGCCCTGACAGTATCGCTACCAGTTTTGGTGAACAGCATGTATTCCTCGAGTGGTTTCATAACAGCGCCACCATTTATCGACACAACGACATCTGTAAAATAACATACAATATTGATATACACCGTAAGAAAAATCTGTCATTGATTTGCTATAGATCACAAATACTGATTCTTATAGTAGTGGCACATTTTGGTCAATTTCAACAccacggattttttttcagtgtgCACTGAGTTAGATATTTGTAAGGAAGTTTAAACTCTTCGCTTGGTCAACGGGGCTTTGAACGTACTGCTAAGACAACCGGTGTATCCCTTGTAAGCGGTGAATCTGGGATCTGTGGTGTTCAAACCGCCCAATTGTATTTCATTCGCTCCTCCAGGATTATCCAGATTTGACTCATTGTCCGCGGCGAAACTCAAAACTGGATTTGATAACGGAACCGCCTCCCTGTCGATCTATCGAGGAATATTCACATAAAAAAGACAAGGATAAAATCAGTTATTTACAGGATCTTATTTCTTCAACACTCCAATTCGAAGGGAGTGGAAATCGAAATAAGACATTTATCAACGAACCAGCAGCGTTGTCGTGTTATTATTTCTCTCGTAGTAAACACTGTGCCTTGCGCCATTCAAAAAGTTTCTGTCGTTGATGCGAACAGCGTAGGCAGAACCTTCTCTGTCCTCTTCGAATATCAGATGACCCTCGGATGTTAAAGCAACGAGTAAATAGTAGCTTCTTCTAAACAGAGATTaaggaaattcaaattttaataacgAAACGAGGAACCTCTGAATTACAGACTGATCACTTACTTGTTTTCAGTCTGCAGAAGCAACAGTGCCATAGTTCTTTGCCTCAAATCATTGCTGGAGAACGCCAATTGTATTTTTACCTGATTCACTTCGCCATCCAGGTCAAACTCCCTCTGAACAACGCTTTCACCGCTGAATTCGGCACCcttttctggaaaaaaaataaaaatttcgtgacCAAAGAAGCGAAGTAAAAGCAACAGCAGTTTCAACTCAAACAATCACTGGTTACTCACCTTCGGCACAATTCTCCCCAAAATACGAGGTGTGCTCACAATTACAAGACGACTCCTGTCTCCTGAAATCCTCCGTGCATATACCGAGATTCTTGCAGGGTGCAGCGTCGCATTTCATGTGACAATTCGCTATTAAGCCTTTGCTACCTTCTTGGTAAGCCTCGCTCGCCAATTGAGGCAAGGGGACCAAATACTCGCCGATCCTCAGACCCCGGAGACAGCCAACATATCCCTGGATCGCCTCACCTTTTTTACCAACTCTGAGTAAGTTGTCAGGATCAAAACCGCCGAGGTTCACCTGACCgaataacgataatttttagTATCCTTAAGGTTGCCGAAAGCGGAAAACGATTCCACAGCGTCACTTTGTGGTTTAAAATCACCTGAAAATAGCTGGTCGGTGGAGCCGGCGGTCTTTGGGGCGCGAGAACCTCTTTCTCAGGATTTATCCAAGGCTTGTTGGAGTACGAGTTCAGTAAAATTGGAACCGCGTCGAGAGTGACGTTGGCTTCATTAACATGAACAGTCGTGTTCTTTTCGGTTCTGATAATGGCTATTTGCACCGAATCGCCGGTACTAGCACCTAAAAAACAAATCAGCACTAGCACTAAACTTCTGGAAAATTATAAGCGATTGAAACTCCCAGATACTGTCATCCTCACCTGGATAATCGACGGTAACGTTTCTTATTTCATTACCAGAATTGAAAAGGTATACGATACTGGTCCCGTTCGAAATGTAAAGGTGCAAGAAATTGTTCAAATGATCATTCGCATACAGAATTAAAGAATTCGCATCGTACGTCCTAATGTTGATCAATATATTTTCCAGAAACATTCCCTTTAGCAGAAGTTTCTCCTCGTCATCTTCGTTAccgatataatttttcttcaccaaAGCCTCCGGTGACGTGAACGTCAGTGCAGCGTTATTTATATCTGTAACAAAACGATTACACATACagagatgaatttttcaaagttcttcTGTCACTTTATTTCCAACCAAACTTACTCGTTTCGCAATAGGTTCCCAGGTGTGCCCATTTGTTTTTGCAAACGCATTCAAAGTTGCTCCAAAGTTCAACGCATCTGGCACCATTTTGACATTTGTTCGGTTGACAGGAAGGCTTGCAATCCTTAATTATTTCGGAAAGATGAACGGACATGTAGCTGTGTATGTctaaaatttcaccatttaCAACCAAACCTCGAAAGCATCCGATAAGCCCCTGTCGTACGGAAGAGGTTTTGAGGTGTTCTCTGAAAATAGGAGTAAAGTCATATTTTACAATGTTTTCCGCATTCAAATTTCGGTAATTCCTTTCCATACAAAAATCACATACGCGGTCGCACCACCGATAAACATGGACCCTTCAAAAGGTCCAAACTCCTCCTCGGACAGTAAATCGACCATTTCAGAATCGGTGTTGATCATAAACCTGACATGATAGTCGTTATAATCAATCCAAATCTTTTGCCATTCTCCATTGTTGAGTTTTCTCCGGCTTTTAACCTCGATTTCACGGCACTGTCCAGTATTCAATGTGAAATTGAATGTCAATAGATAGTCCGATGTCAAAGCGACCATGAACGACGGATAGTTGCTCCTTATCGGTGGCTGATAGAGCAAGATTGCCTTTTCGCCTGTCGTTCGAAAACTGAAGGCTATGTCACCTTTCCGCCAACCTGGTACTTCGATGTAAGACTGCGACGTTGTGAAGGTAACGACATACTTCTGTGTGTCTATaagatttcaatttcacattaCCGTTGTGCATCGTAAGTCAGACTGTAATAAAATCCGATCCACTCACTTGTTTCGACGCACTCCAAAGGTCCCAGAGTAATTCTACCCCGAGCATCAACGTCCAAGTCACTTTGCTGGAGAAACACCAATTCTGTAATTCCCAACGATTCAGGAGTCTCGTAGTAACCTTCATCGGAAAGCCATTTACCGGCAGAAACGTCACAATTGCAACTGAGTTTGGGATTAACACATGTTCTGTTCACTGTtgaaatgtgagaaaaaaagttaacgACAAAAAACAACGTACTGTTTCCCGTATTAATCAACAATGCATTCAAACTTACTTCCGCAAGGACAAGAGCCGCGACTAACATTGCCAATGTAGTCGACAGTGACGCCTTTGGACCCCCGAAACCAAGTAGCACTGTGCAGTTCAACGGGCGCCTTGTAACAATCGTATTTGAGATATTGACTGCAGTACAACGAGTGAGATATCAACTCCTGTAGCATTTCGGCTGTGAATTCCCGGTACTTAATGCTGTACGAGAAGTCTTCCTTTTGGTCAATAGACCTGACGTCCACTTGAGAGGGAAGATTATGCTCGACGATGGTCTTCGTCGAGTCTTCGATGGACTGAAATTCGCACTTCACAAGCGCCGGGGGAAATCGACCGTTTCCGTCGATGTCGATTCGGTACACATCGTCCTTGGTGTATCCCAGAAGGGCTAATTCCTCGCAAGTTTTTCGATACTCGGCTGAAAGGATATGATGGTAAGACGAATAACAATGCGGGAGTTCACAGGACGACGTTAACTCTGATTTGACTCGTAGTCGACGTTTCCATTTCATTACCAAAATGGCAGTTTGTCCCTCTGTAACCGGTCTCTTTGCAGTCGCAAGTGATTCTGTCCACTTCTACGGAACATTTGCCACCGTGTTCGCACCTGTTCGGCCTCTTGCATGGATCTACGAACTGACAATTATCCAACGCAACCTCACCAACGACTCTCTCAGTGTTGACAACGTGCCTTGGTTCTATCCGATGATCGTTCACTCTGATTTCCCTCATGCAACCGACCAACCCTgtggtgataaaaatattagatAAACGGATAGaggctttgaaaaaaatattccgacCGAGATATACGCACCCATGTTAGTTTTACCACTGCCGATAATAACCCTGTCACCAAGTTCAAATGCCATGGCAAAAAGTTTGCTCTTTTTGTTTCTGTAATCAACTTGTAAACTCAATTCTCCTTTGGTGTAATTCAGTTCAACGGCATGCCAAGATGTATTATGAGGTGGAAAATGTACCGACGTTATGTGGGtgacattatttttcacgtcTGGAACGAGCTCAAAACGAATTTCATCGTTCACCAAACGAACCTACGAATCACAGTTACATGAttgtaaaaggaaaaaatgtcGCTATTTTACATACGGGTTAAAAATTACGCATCGGATAATATACCTCCCAGTAGCCAATTCCGTCGATGTTCTTGGTATCACTAGACGCCAGGACGGCCAGAGGCTTCGAGCttttgaaatcgaaattcaacTTCAAGGAGTTAGACTCAATATTCGGCCACCAAATGTGACTTCCAGCGAAAGGATATGTTATCGGTATCACCTCGACGTCAGCCTCATAATACTCGGGTTCCAATATCCCGATGTAATGGACCATCGGATTCGACCGTTTCAGTTCGTATATGATGGACTTGTCGTTGAAGAAAACGTACTTGAACGAGCCTGCGAAAGAGTCAGCGATAAATCGTCGATTAACCCAATGAGAATAGAAATTAAAGATACAGTTTCACCGTTAAGTACCTGCAAAGTTATTGTGAGAAACGAGTCCCTTTTTTTTGTGGAGCTCAGGTCCGCCTCCGATGTAAATTTCGGGATCAATGATCATGTTGTAATTCTCTCCGGGCACTTCAAGCACCTTCGACTCGTCGTTAAGACTTACAAATACCAAAGGTCCGTTGTGGTATATGGTCAAATTGTTCCAGTGGTTCGACGTCACGTCGTCGCCCATCACTGTTTGTATCTTTGAATCGTGGCCGAAATCCAGCTCGATGTTGACTGATCGGTTCTTTATCGATGCCGCGACGTAATGAGCGGTTCCCTCAATCTCTCCGGACGCGTAAAACAACGCCGAGTCGTCCCATCTGGTCTGTACACCAAGGATGAGAAACAAGAAATCAATTGGTGAATTAGCCGTTCATTGTCTATTTCTAACGATGCACTTAACATACCTTGAACGCGAGACTAATCCTATTCACGGAGGAATGCACCCGATCCTTCCAATCATATACtcgaaaagaaacgaaagacGAGCCTCTCAGTGTGAGAATGGTCGCagctagaaaaaaaattagatacctTTGAGTGTTATAGCAGCCGTAAAACAAAACTAACGCATCTACGTCAATTCGCTGAATCGCTTACTGTAAACGTCGCATCTTTCCCCTTCGTATTTCGTCCCGAAACAGTCGCAAGTCAAGCTGTTATAGTGATTTACACACTGACTACCAACGAAGCAGAGATTCTCCCGTGTTCTGCACCTGGATTTTTGAATCGTCGATTAACTCGCGAATTAGCCGATCAACTTACATTATACGTAATCAGCGTGTTTCACTCGTCTTACTTGTCCACACAACCCTCCTTGACGTTCTCATGTTTTGTGGCGATCAGAGGTCTTATGGGCAGCAAATCGCTCGCCGATTTGCCGGAACTCAATACCATGTCTCTGATGCACCCAACGAACGATTCAATTATATATTTCACACCGTGAAGCTTTTCCTCCGAGCTCAAACCTGCAATGAAACAAACACTTAAATACCAATTCGAAAATTCTCACCTACACTGATAAGAACCGACCAATAATAAGTACCTCCAATCAGTACGACGGAAGCCAACTCTTCGGAGACTCCGTAATTGACTTCGGCTTCGAGGACCTCGAGGTTCGTTTCCTCTTGCGTCTCATCGACTCTGGCGATGAGTTTAGCCCCGTGAACATCGATCCTTACTAACACACTGTGCCACTCGTCTCTGTTGAGACCTTCGCCAACGGTAAGGCTGGTCGATTTCTTTCCAAACACATGGACTACCTTGAGCTGGCCCTTTTCAACAATCACGTATAACGCGTAAGGATCCAGACTATCCGGCCGATCCTTGACACTGTGATAGACTAGTAGGCCGTGGGGTAAtttcgttcgaaatttgaacgatATCTCACGACACAGCCTGCAGAAACGATCAgattatttttaagaaaactCTCAATCCCCAAATGAGTAACGAGATTTTGAACTAACTGCAGGCCGACTGACCTTAGCTGAAAAGTTTTGATACCGCTTCCATCGATCTGAATGAATGTGTTGTTCTGGGCGAACATGAACGTCTTCTCGTGACCAGATTCCATGAAGGTAAGTTCCTGTGGCGATAAGAAATCGATTCGTCAGATACAGTGATCAAAGTGTCGCACATTAAATTCGGACGTACCTTTCCTCTCTTGTGCTTCGGAACAGGTGGCTTTGTGGGTTTCGGCGGTGAGAAAGTTGGCGGTGGGATTTTATTGGTAGTCGGCGACGGCGCGGCGGTGGTCGAAGTGCTGGTGGTGATGAAGATGCTGCCCTTCGTGACCATGTAGGGTGGCAGAGTGTCTGCAACAGGATACAAAAGTCCTTTACAACTGAACTCTAGTCCTCGCGTGTCGGAAACCCAAACCTAAATCACTCACGATCCGGACCACCGACGCAGTAGTGAAGACATTCGATTTCCGAGTCGAATCTGTTCTCGTTGCCGAGACAACCGCCGTACACGAAGGTCCTGCACTTCCCCCTGGCCTTGTTGAAGGTCCATTTGTGAATGTAGTACTTGCAGGGCCCGGGCTCCGTGCCGACGAGACAGCGGTCTGGGAGTGTCCGCTTTGGGATCGCAGTTGTGGCCTCGCTCACCTCGATCATTTCGGACTCCGCAGGGTCAGGCACGCTTCCGGAAGCGGGCAACGAAGGGTCGAGGACTAGGAGGACCCCCAGGACGCCTAGGAGCCTCAATATGGGCGACAACATCGTGATTCATCCGTTGAATTTCGGGCGAATCGACTGATTGACGCGTGCTGAAAACAGCGGACAATAAGAACGTTTCGAAGGATATGCTTCAACTGCAGTGCCGCAATGATCAGGGACAACGGGGACTGGTTTCAACAAAGGATTTTCACCGTACATTGGCCGCACGCGCAGCGGGAAGTCGTAAATTGTCAGATATTACGGAAACTATTAATAATTCATCAGCGATAGCCACCAGCTGCTCCCTAGGAATATAAGGTACACAAAGATTTTTATCTTCCTTCGGTACGGGGTGTCTGATCCTTTCTTTCAACCGTTCGTGGCGGCTTCGATACACCTCTATCCATTTGTATTCTTCAGGACGGAGGGACACTTGCGCACGTGCGGTGTTTCCGGTACGTTACATCTAcatcaaaatatatatacccGGCCATAAGTGTTTCCACAAAACTCTGAATAACTCCTGGCGTATGCGCTTGAAAGTTTGAGACTTCGTTCTGGTCGTTCAACAGTTATATTCACATCCTAGAAGCATCGAGATATACAACGtggaataattgaaattgtagaataagaaaagaataacagtcataataataattctttaaCTGTCAATTTGAACGACGATTTTCTCAAACTACCTACAGTGGAAACAAGAGAAGAGGGTACTTAGACCTTGGCTAGCATGGTATATAACATCATCGTCATTGACATGACTAATTCAGCTTCCTGAGGCAATTGCAGCGCGGAGTTTGAGACACCGGCCGGCGCACTGTTCTTTAGACGGTTCTGCGTAAGATTCAACCCTTACCAACGAGTCCTCAAGACTTCTTTGCAGAAAATTACTTGCGAATCAGTGACTGAATATCGATTTGCTATCCTAAAGCGATGATCGGTTAAAAATCTGCACAAAAAATTggagggaaaagaaaagaacacaACGACGATTCATAGAATCAAATCCGTCCGGACAATCATTAcagatgttttatttttcgttttcttaaaACTGGAATATAACACGATGAGGTTGCACTTGGCGTTTAAGGCGTCAATTGATGCCCACTTATACGAGACGCTTCTCATCCGCGGAAGTGCCAACGaatatatagtatattaaCCCGTTTAATTCGTTTAGCTGGAGACGTTCCTCTTTCTCAGCTTCCATACTCttcgtatattattatattattcaatatacatgcatatttcTCAGTTTCCGGATGACGAGTCAGTTAAACGATTTCCTCAATGATGAGTGTGATCTGGTGACATCATGTACCGGGCAAAATGATAACTCGGTGCATCGTCTTCTCGGAGGAAGAAATTGGCCATATTACCAGACCTTGATTCGGTTCTCGAAGAATTCATTGAAGTCAATTCTTAGCGTGATTATAAAACCGCCGTGCAAAGGGGATTCCCTGCACTGTTTCATTTGCTGCGATTCACCCGTAAAATTGCACAATTATCTGACAAATTTCGTGACACCCATGTAGAAAAAATCCTCGAACGCATATTTTGCCATCTATTCGCAATATGCTGCAAGAATGCAACGCAGAGCCATAAATCTAGTTTGAATATACTTTCGCGTCTCTTCGCTAATCAAGATTTCTATTATACCTATCACTGTCCAACCACGCGACCGTGTCAAGGCACGGTTGATGTTACATATAGCGCGTTGAAGTGACCTAGAGTTAAAGTAGTAGCTGTCACAAACACACCTGCAACAGTGTCATATGTGCAAAAGGGGTTTTCACCAGAGGTCA includes:
- the LOC124179709 gene encoding uncharacterized protein LOC124179709 isoform X1 translates to MLSPILRLLGVLGVLLVLDPSLPASGSVPDPAESEMIEVSEATTAIPKRTLPDRCLVGTEPGPCKYYIHKWTFNKARGKCRTFVYGGCLGNENRFDSEIECLHYCVGGPDHTLPPYMVTKGSIFITTSTSTTAAPSPTTNKIPPPTFSPPKPTKPPVPKHKRGKELTFMESGHEKTFMFAQNNTFIQIDGSGIKTFQLRLCREISFKFRTKLPHGLLVYHSVKDRPDSLDPYALYVIVEKGQLKVVHVFGKKSTSLTVGEGLNRDEWHSVLVRIDVHGAKLIARVDETQEETNLEVLEAEVNYGVSEELASVVLIGGLSSEEKLHGVKYIIESFVGCIRDMVLSSGKSASDLLPIRPLIATKHENVKEGCVDKCRTRENLCFVGSQCVNHYNSLTCDCFGTKYEGERCDVYTATILTLRGSSFVSFRVYDWKDRVHSSVNRISLAFKTRWDDSALFYASGEIEGTAHYVAASIKNRSVNIELDFGHDSKIQTVMGDDVTSNHWNNLTIYHNGPLVFVSLNDESKVLEVPGENYNMIIDPEIYIGGGPELHKKKGLVSHNNFAGSFKYVFFNDKSIIYELKRSNPMVHYIGILEPEYYEADVEVIPITYPFAGSHIWWPNIESNSLKLNFDFKSSKPLAVLASSDTKNIDGIGYWEVRLVNDEIRFELVPDVKNNVTHITSVHFPPHNTSWHAVELNYTKGELSLQVDYRNKKSKLFAMAFELGDRVIIGSGKTNMGLVGCMREIRVNDHRIEPRHVVNTERVVGEVALDNCQFVDPCKRPNRCEHGGKCSVEVDRITCDCKETGYRGTNCHFAEYRKTCEELALLGYTKDDVYRIDIDGNGRFPPALVKCEFQSIEDSTKTIVEHNLPSQVDVRSIDQKEDFSYSIKYREFTAEMLQELISHSLYCSQYLKYDCYKAPVELHSATWFRGSKGVTVDYIGNVSRGSCPCGMNRTCVNPKLSCNCDVSAGKWLSDEGYYETPESLGITELVFLQQSDLDVDARGRITLGPLECVETNTQKYVVTFTTSQSYIEVPGWRKGDIAFSFRTTGEKAILLYQPPIRSNYPSFMVALTSDYLLTFNFTLNTGQCREIEVKSRRKLNNGEWQKIWIDYNDYHVRFMINTDSEMVDLLSEEEFGPFEGSMFIGGATAEHLKTSSVRQGLIGCFRGLVVNGEILDIHSYMSVHLSEIIKDCKPSCQPNKCQNGARCVELWSNFECVCKNKWAHLGTYCETNINNAALTFTSPEALVKKNYIGNEDDEEKLLLKGMFLENILINIRTYDANSLILYANDHLNNFLHLYISNGTSIVYLFNSGNEIRNVTVDYPGASTGDSVQIAIIRTEKNTTVHVNEANVTLDAVPILLNSYSNKPWINPEKEVLAPQRPPAPPTSYFQVNLGGFDPDNLLRVGKKGEAIQGYVGCLRGLRIGEYLVPLPQLASEAYQEGSKGLIANCHMKCDAAPCKNLGICTEDFRRQESSCNCEHTSYFGENCAEEKGAEFSGESVVQREFDLDGEVNQVKIQLAFSSNDLRQRTMALLLLQTENKRSYYLLVALTSEGHLIFEEDREGSAYAVRINDRNFLNGARHSVYYERNNNTTTLLIDREAVPLSNPVLSFAADNESNLDNPGGANEIQLGGLNTTDPRFTAYKGYTGCLSNVVVSINGGAVMKPLEEYMLFTKTGSDTVRATMPAGVRSAQCAAFHVQPRGLEPPRNDSVGRDKAWVEEPPDRVVYKSQRSDETKKEQGAGTYVFIALCIILAAAVMGCIYGVCRSAHKDRQNRARDAEDIATNSQSRWQGDSYDVPAVPPTSTAVKTVGFKTVETEDEKKLNGTHHAKPLATKDYKTIPNVDTKIDLLHDKKTHFKADEEHEKKELLGVNTALVFKSPKPNPFSMEDLREEPELEECEEEQEEEDNEEISSTASNSTDRSRNSVPDDDILVRPAPVRNSSSVRKSFYDRAADNGESFITAGAETDQRFETNDVLYPEMKMLETNFSVTGINEIQTKYVSAKNRPFDSINNQIRANNNNKNIHVQRRPVSFNLQYDSREGKL